A region of the Clostridium estertheticum subsp. estertheticum genome:
CTACAATGAAGGGAAGATATAGGGATGATTTTTGCCACGCCCTAGTAATATCTGGTATAACAATACAAATTTTTTCACCTGTATGTACTATTTCACTAAGTTTAGAACTTGATATAGGGTTTTGTAAAGCTTCTATTATTACTTCTTCTTCAGTTCTAGAACTTGTTGAAGGGATATTATCAAGTACTCCAATAACATCTTTTTCGTTAATTGAAAACTTAACAGTACCTCTTCCTTGCTTTAATTCAAACTCTTTCATAATTAGTTCCTCCCATATTTTCTGTTTCTATACATTAAACATGAAATTTTTAATTATGTCAATGAAGGTGTAAGTTAAATTCTATTTGAGTAAAATCATTGACAATTATTTTTATGAGTAATATACTAAAAACTAACAACTTTAATTATGTAATTATTCTGATTATTAATATAATCATAGTTGTTTCACATTTAGGAGAGTTTCTTTTCATACTTGAAAATATAAAATAAATATAAATAAATTGAACTATAAGGACGTGTTATATGCCAAAGTTAAGTGACAGAACAGCTTTTTTTACTGAATCTATAATTAGAAGAATGACAAGAATTTCAAATGAATATAATGCAGTAAATCTTTCGCAAGGGTTTCCTGATTTTGAGCCACCTAAGGATCTTTTAAATTCTTTAAGTAAGGTTGTAAGCAAAGGACCTCATCAGTATGCTGTTACTTGGGGTGCGCAGAATTTTAGAGAAGCCTTAGCTAAAAAACAGTCAAGATTTATGGGGATAAATATTGACCCAAATAACGAAATTGTTGTAACTTGTGGGAGTACGGAAGCAATGATGGTAGCGATGATGAGCGTTTGTAATCCAGGTGATAAGGTTATAGTTTTTTCTCCCTTTTATGAGAATTATACTGCAGATGCTATTTTGTCAGGAGCGGAACCTATATTTGTTTCGCTAAGGCCACCTAGTTTCAAGTTTAATATTTTAGAATTAGAAGCAGCTTTTAAACAAAATCCTAAAGCTCTAATACTCTGTAATCCATCAAACCCAACTGGAAAAGTATTTACATACGATGAGCTTAAAATCATAGCTGACTTAGCAGAAAAGTATGATGTCTTTGTAATTACAGACGAAGTGTACGAACATATAATCTATGCTCCATATAGGCATACATATTTTGCATCACTTCCAAATATGTTTGAAAGGACAATTTCTTGTAGCTCTCTATCGAAAACATATTCAATTACTGGATGGAGATTAGGTTACATTATAGCACCTAAATCGATTGTTGATGTTGCAAAAAAAGTCCATGATTTTCTTACAGTTGGTGCAGCAGCACCACTTCAAGAGGCAGCCGTTACAGCATTAAACTTTGATGATGTTTATTATAATGGACTGCAAAAGGTATATACGCAGAAGAGAAATACATTTTTAAAAGGCATTGATGACATAGGCTTAACATATACAACTCCACAAGGGGCTTATTATATAATGGTTGACGTATCAGAATTTGGAGTGAAAAATGATATAAAATTTTGTGAGTGGTTAGCACAAGCGGTAGGGGTTGCAGCAGTTCCAGGATCAAGCTTTTTTAGAGAAGATGTACATCATTTAATTAGACTTCATTTTGCTAAGAAAAAAGCCACTTTAGATGAGGCTCTTAATCGGCTCTCTTCGCTAAAGGATAAGGCGAAAGGAATGCAGTTATAGTACAAAAGTAGAAATAGTTTTAATTATAATAAAAGATTTTTTGATTTCAAAATATAGTAAGAAGGTTATGGTCTAAAATTTATCAAGAGGACCTTAGCTTTCTATTTTTTTATGTAAAGTAAAGCTATCAAAAGCAATATATGAGAAGTATTCAGCAATTCATGGGGAGTAATTCAAGTAAAAATGTTATAAAATAGTAAATGTAAACGATAATAATTAAAAAACTAAATTTAATATATATTTTAAAGAGGAAGGGTGAGATTGTATGGATAAGAAATTAAGAGTTGGAATAATTGGATGTGGTGGTATAGCTAATGGAAAACATATGCCAAGCTTAGCTAAGATAGCAGAAATAGAAATGGTCGCTTTTTGTGATATTATAATCGAGAAAGCAGAGATTGCTGCAAAAGAATACGGAAGCATGGGAGCAAATGTTTGTACAGATTATAAAGAGCTTCTAAAAGATGATACTATTGATGTTGTTCATGTTTGTACACCAAATAGATCACATAGCTCTATAACAGTTGATGTGTTGGAAGCCGGAAAACATGTTATGTGTGAAAAGCCAATGGCAAAGACTTCTGCGCAAGCAAGAGAAATGTTAGATGCCGCAAAGAGAACAGGTAAAAAGCTTACTATTGGTTATCAAAATAGATTTAGAGCGGATTCTATATATCTTAAAACAACCTGTGAAAATGGTAGTCTTGGAGATATATATTTTGCAAAGGCACATGCTATTAGAAGAAGAGCAGTTCCAACTTGGGGAGTATTTTTAAATGAATTTGAGCAAGGTGGAGGACCATTAATAGACATTGGAACACATGCTTTAGATTTAACGCTTTGGATGCTTGATAATTATAAGCCTAAGTATGTTGTGGGAAATATATATCATAAACTTAGTAAAAAAGAAAATGCTGCTAATGCATGGGGGCCCTGGGATCCAAGCAAATTTACAGTAGAGGATTCTGCATTTGGGTTTATTACTATGGAGAATGGTGCTACTATAATTATTGAATCAAGTTGGGCATTAAATAGCTTAGAAATTGGAGAAGCTCAGACAAGTCTATGTGGAACTGAAGGCGGGGCTGATATGAAGGATGGTCTTAAAATAAATGGAGAAAATTTAGGCAGATTATATGAAACTAAAGTTGATTTTGGATCAAATGGAGTTGCATTTAATGAAGGGGTTTCTGAAGATCCAGCAGATGTTGAAGCCAGATCATGGATTGATTGTATATTAAATGACACTGAGCCAATAGTAAAACCTGAACAAGCGTTAGTTGTTACAGAAATTTTAGAAGCAATATATGAGTCATCAAAAACAGGAGAGCCAGTTTATTTTAATAAATAATAAATAAAGGTTGGTGTAAATTATGAGTTTACCAATAGCACTTCAATTATATAGTATTAAAGATGAAACAGAAAAAAATTTTTCTCGTGCATTAAAGAAAGTAGCTCAAATAGGGTATAGCGGGGTAGAATTTGCTGGATATGGTGGATTATCAAGTTCAAAACTTAAGGCATTACTTGAAGATTTAGGTCTTAAAGTTTGTGGAAGTCATGTAAGTTTAGATGAATTAACAAATAACATTGATAAAGTTATAGAATATAGCTTAGAAATTGGTAATCCTTATCTAATATGTCCTTATGCTAC
Encoded here:
- a CDS encoding Gfo/Idh/MocA family protein, with amino-acid sequence MDKKLRVGIIGCGGIANGKHMPSLAKIAEIEMVAFCDIIIEKAEIAAKEYGSMGANVCTDYKELLKDDTIDVVHVCTPNRSHSSITVDVLEAGKHVMCEKPMAKTSAQAREMLDAAKRTGKKLTIGYQNRFRADSIYLKTTCENGSLGDIYFAKAHAIRRRAVPTWGVFLNEFEQGGGPLIDIGTHALDLTLWMLDNYKPKYVVGNIYHKLSKKENAANAWGPWDPSKFTVEDSAFGFITMENGATIIIESSWALNSLEIGEAQTSLCGTEGGADMKDGLKINGENLGRLYETKVDFGSNGVAFNEGVSEDPADVEARSWIDCILNDTEPIVKPEQALVVTEILEAIYESSKTGEPVYFNK
- a CDS encoding pyridoxal phosphate-dependent aminotransferase — translated: MPKLSDRTAFFTESIIRRMTRISNEYNAVNLSQGFPDFEPPKDLLNSLSKVVSKGPHQYAVTWGAQNFREALAKKQSRFMGINIDPNNEIVVTCGSTEAMMVAMMSVCNPGDKVIVFSPFYENYTADAILSGAEPIFVSLRPPSFKFNILELEAAFKQNPKALILCNPSNPTGKVFTYDELKIIADLAEKYDVFVITDEVYEHIIYAPYRHTYFASLPNMFERTISCSSLSKTYSITGWRLGYIIAPKSIVDVAKKVHDFLTVGAAAPLQEAAVTALNFDDVYYNGLQKVYTQKRNTFLKGIDDIGLTYTTPQGAYYIMVDVSEFGVKNDIKFCEWLAQAVGVAAVPGSSFFREDVHHLIRLHFAKKKATLDEALNRLSSLKDKAKGMQL